Proteins encoded within one genomic window of Panacibacter microcysteis:
- a CDS encoding YdcF family protein has translation MLKKKSNRLKTLRLIMFLSMIILSACAFSAKSTRRKLQESQQTQYDMVVVPGVPFDTAAGKWSRTMKARVYWSKYLYDKGIAKNIMYSGSSVYTPYYEGEIMAMYAAAIGIPKEHIFTEIKAEHSTENIYYSYKKSRKLGFHKIALATDPFQAKMLTQFTYTKVATDVGIIPIVFDTLKAMEPLMTDPPIDYQKAYNKDFVAITERENFWERMKGTMGNKLDTLAYE, from the coding sequence ATGCTAAAGAAAAAATCCAACAGGTTAAAAACATTACGCCTCATCATGTTTCTTTCCATGATCATCTTAAGTGCCTGTGCATTTTCTGCAAAGTCAACCAGGCGCAAGCTGCAGGAATCTCAGCAAACACAATATGATATGGTTGTTGTACCAGGTGTGCCTTTTGATACCGCAGCAGGGAAATGGAGCAGAACCATGAAAGCGCGTGTATACTGGTCAAAATACCTGTACGATAAAGGCATAGCCAAAAACATTATGTACTCAGGCTCATCTGTGTATACACCATATTACGAAGGCGAGATAATGGCCATGTACGCTGCAGCCATAGGCATACCCAAAGAACATATTTTTACAGAAATAAAAGCAGAGCACAGCACAGAGAATATTTACTACTCCTACAAAAAATCCAGGAAACTGGGGTTTCATAAAATTGCGCTTGCCACAGATCCGTTCCAGGCAAAAATGCTTACCCAGTTTACGTACACAAAAGTGGCCACAGATGTGGGCATTATCCCAATTGTTTTTGATACGCTAAAAGCTATGGAACCTTTGATGACCGACCCGCCGATTGATTACCAAAAGGCATACAACAAAGATTTTGTAGCCATTACTGAAAGGGAGAATTTCTGGGAAAGAATGAAAGGTACAATGGGAAATAAACTTGATACACTGGCGTATGAGTAG
- a CDS encoding acyl-CoA thioesterase, translating to MYQSVTQMRVRYAETDQMNVVYYGNYAQYFEVGRVESIRQLGYTYKDMEHSGVIMPVVEMHVRYLRPATYDDLLTVKTTLRELPTDHRIEFFQEVLNEAGKLLCAGTVKLFFLNAGDRSKTQMPAAMRQSLMPYFQ from the coding sequence ATGTATCAATCAGTAACACAAATGCGTGTACGCTATGCGGAAACAGACCAGATGAATGTAGTATACTACGGTAACTATGCACAATACTTTGAGGTGGGCCGCGTGGAAAGTATACGGCAGTTGGGTTACACTTATAAAGACATGGAACATTCCGGTGTTATTATGCCTGTGGTGGAAATGCATGTGCGCTACCTGCGCCCGGCAACGTATGATGATCTGCTTACTGTTAAAACCACCCTTCGCGAACTGCCCACAGATCACAGGATCGAGTTCTTCCAGGAAGTGTTGAATGAAGCCGGTAAACTGCTTTGCGCCGGCACCGTAAAGCTGTTTTTTTTAAATGCAGGCGACAGAAGCAAAACGCAAATGCCGGCGGCTATGCGCCAAAGCCTGATGCCGTATTTCCAGTAA
- a CDS encoding Gfo/Idh/MocA family protein: protein MNRRNFVRNTGLMTAGAMLANHTMFAGQQADAKVKMAVIGTGARGHGHVELLLNREDVELVAICDIEERALNSTKETISKSGKKMPQVFTGNGYAWKTMLEKVPVDGVIIATPWEWHKPMIIGALDAGVKYVGTEVVLGITLQDHWDVVKAAEQHNAHVMMMENVCYRRDVMAILNMVRQGLFGELIHLQGGYQHDLRAVKFNDGVHMYGHGVEFGEKAFSEAHWRTEHSVRRNGDLYPTHGIGPVAQCININRGNRFVNLCSFSSKARGLHNYVVKNGGENHPNAKVNFKLGDVVTTNITCANGETILLQHDTNLPRPYSLGFRVQGTEGIWMDVNKSIYIEGKAAKEDVWEDAQPWLEKYDHPLWARWSKETKGAGHGGMDFFVIHALVEAIKRKVPTPLDVYDAAAWSAITPLSEQSVELGNETVDFPDFTGGQWMYRKPVFALNNEF, encoded by the coding sequence ATGAACAGAAGGAATTTTGTAAGAAATACCGGCTTAATGACTGCAGGCGCCATGCTGGCAAACCATACAATGTTTGCCGGGCAACAGGCAGATGCAAAAGTGAAAATGGCGGTTATTGGTACCGGCGCAAGAGGCCATGGCCATGTGGAGTTGCTGCTTAACAGGGAAGATGTAGAACTGGTGGCCATTTGCGATATTGAAGAACGTGCACTGAACAGCACCAAAGAAACCATTAGCAAAAGTGGCAAAAAGATGCCGCAGGTTTTTACAGGCAATGGCTATGCATGGAAGACGATGCTGGAAAAAGTACCTGTAGATGGTGTTATCATTGCCACACCGTGGGAGTGGCATAAACCAATGATCATCGGCGCGCTGGATGCAGGCGTAAAATATGTAGGTACAGAAGTGGTGCTTGGTATAACACTGCAGGATCACTGGGATGTGGTAAAGGCCGCAGAGCAGCACAATGCGCATGTAATGATGATGGAAAATGTTTGTTACCGCAGAGATGTAATGGCTATACTTAATATGGTACGCCAGGGTTTGTTTGGCGAGCTTATACACCTGCAGGGCGGCTACCAGCACGATCTGCGTGCCGTAAAGTTTAATGATGGTGTACATATGTATGGCCACGGTGTGGAGTTTGGCGAAAAAGCCTTTTCAGAAGCACACTGGAGAACAGAACATTCCGTACGGCGCAACGGAGACCTTTACCCCACCCATGGTATAGGGCCTGTGGCGCAATGCATCAATATCAACCGTGGTAACAGGTTTGTAAATCTTTGTTCTTTTTCATCAAAGGCAAGAGGGTTGCATAATTATGTTGTAAAGAACGGCGGTGAAAACCACCCGAATGCAAAGGTGAATTTTAAACTGGGCGATGTGGTTACCACAAACATTACCTGCGCCAATGGCGAAACTATTTTATTGCAGCACGATACCAACCTGCCAAGACCATACTCATTAGGTTTTCGTGTGCAGGGTACAGAAGGTATATGGATGGATGTAAACAAAAGCATTTACATAGAAGGCAAGGCCGCCAAAGAAGATGTGTGGGAAGATGCGCAGCCATGGCTGGAAAAATACGACCACCCTTTATGGGCAAGGTGGAGTAAAGAAACAAAAGGTGCAGGGCATGGCGGTATGGACTTCTTTGTAATACATGCGCTGGTAGAAGCTATTAAACGCAAAGTGCCTACACCGCTGGATGTGTATGATGCAGCTGCATGGAGCGCCATTACGCCGCTGAGCGAGCAGTCAGTGGAACTCGGTAACGAAACAGTAGATTTTCCTGATTTTACCGGCGGTCAGTGGATGTACAGGAAACCCGTTTTTGCACTCAACAACGAATTTTAA
- a CDS encoding CinA family nicotinamide mononucleotide deamidase-related protein — protein MQKVTASIITIGDELLIGQVIDTNSAWMSQQLNNIGVWVQHRVAVGDVRNDIRHALDEEGRRSDIILITGGLGPTADDITKPLLCEYFGGRLIMHQPTLEHVTYLFEQVFKRPGAMLERNKKQAEVPDVCTVLKNERGTAPGMLFEKDGKVFISMPGVPHEMQGIMKDHVFELIRKRYSMPRIGHRTLLTAGQGESMLAEMIQSWEAALPTNIKLAYLPNYGMVRLRLTGMGEKEQVEHELNKQFDLLKQLVHAYLVTDEDIPMNEVVGRLLKALGKIVTTAESCTGGYIAHLLTSIPGSSAYFHGGVVSYDNRIKQHLLGVKAATISRYGAVSAETVTEMANGALALMQTDYVIAVSGIMGPDGGSEDKPVGTVWVAVGNKDRIETKKLWFRFDRKRNIELTAINALNLLRIFILTNGSA, from the coding sequence ATGCAAAAAGTTACTGCATCAATCATAACGATCGGGGATGAACTTTTGATCGGGCAGGTAATAGATACCAACAGCGCATGGATGTCTCAACAGCTCAACAATATCGGAGTGTGGGTACAGCACCGCGTTGCAGTGGGCGATGTAAGGAATGACATCCGGCACGCTTTGGATGAAGAAGGAAGACGTTCAGATATTATACTGATTACCGGTGGCCTGGGCCCGACTGCAGATGATATTACCAAACCATTACTCTGCGAATATTTTGGTGGCAGGCTCATCATGCACCAGCCCACGCTTGAACATGTTACCTATCTCTTTGAGCAGGTTTTTAAAAGGCCTGGCGCTATGCTGGAACGCAATAAAAAGCAGGCCGAAGTGCCCGATGTTTGCACCGTGCTGAAAAACGAACGTGGTACAGCACCGGGTATGCTGTTTGAAAAAGACGGTAAGGTATTTATAAGTATGCCGGGTGTGCCGCATGAAATGCAGGGCATCATGAAAGACCATGTCTTTGAACTTATAAGGAAACGTTACAGCATGCCGCGCATTGGTCACCGCACATTATTAACCGCGGGCCAGGGAGAATCGATGCTGGCTGAAATGATACAAAGCTGGGAAGCGGCTTTGCCGACCAATATAAAACTGGCATACCTGCCTAATTATGGTATGGTTCGGCTAAGACTTACCGGAATGGGTGAAAAAGAACAGGTAGAACACGAGCTGAACAAACAGTTTGATTTACTGAAGCAACTGGTGCATGCATACCTCGTAACTGATGAAGACATTCCGATGAACGAGGTGGTTGGGCGCTTGCTGAAAGCATTGGGCAAAATAGTAACAACAGCAGAAAGCTGTACCGGTGGTTATATTGCGCACCTGTTAACCTCCATACCGGGCTCTTCTGCTTATTTTCATGGCGGGGTGGTCAGTTATGATAACCGTATTAAACAACATTTGCTTGGCGTAAAAGCAGCAACCATCAGCCGGTATGGCGCTGTAAGTGCTGAAACAGTTACAGAGATGGCCAACGGTGCTTTAGCGCTTATGCAAACTGACTATGTGATTGCTGTTTCGGGTATAATGGGGCCTGATGGCGGCAGTGAAGATAAGCCTGTTGGTACTGTATGGGTAGCAGTAGGCAATAAAGATAGGATTGAAACTAAAAAGCTGTGGTTTCGTTTCGACAGGAAGCGAAACATTGAATTAACAGCAATAAATGCATTGAATCTTTTACGCATTTTCATTCTTACAAACGG
- a CDS encoding head GIN domain-containing protein — MRKLILFILPALVTLSSCDEVFRKTVNGSGNITSENRSINSADKIKSFGSFDIVIIQGNTPSVKVEADDNLMEYILTRNEGDALVIKTREGYNLRSDDAIKVTVTTNELELLEVAGSGNVTGQGKFTGRDRLKISVAGSGNVDLDVNSPDIDVNIAGSGNIGLRGETRDSKISIAGMGDYNADNLKSETVKINIAGSGNTKVYASESLDVEIAGSGDVYYRGEPAITKHIAGSGKISRIE, encoded by the coding sequence ATGAGAAAATTAATCCTGTTTATTTTGCCTGCGCTGGTTACTTTGTCTTCGTGCGACGAAGTATTTAGAAAAACCGTTAATGGCAGCGGCAACATAACTTCAGAAAACCGCAGCATCAACAGTGCTGATAAAATAAAATCCTTCGGCAGTTTCGATATCGTGATTATACAGGGCAACACGCCTTCTGTAAAAGTGGAAGCTGATGATAACCTGATGGAATACATTCTTACAAGGAATGAAGGCGATGCGCTGGTTATTAAAACAAGAGAAGGATATAACCTGCGCTCAGATGATGCTATAAAAGTTACCGTTACAACAAATGAACTGGAACTGCTGGAAGTTGCGGGCAGCGGCAATGTTACCGGCCAGGGTAAGTTTACTGGTCGTGACAGGTTGAAAATTTCTGTGGCAGGCAGCGGTAATGTAGACCTGGATGTAAACTCGCCTGATATTGATGTAAACATTGCAGGCAGCGGAAACATTGGCTTGCGCGGCGAAACAAGGGATTCTAAAATAAGTATTGCGGGTATGGGCGATTACAATGCCGATAACCTGAAAAGTGAGACAGTAAAAATTAATATTGCCGGCAGTGGCAATACAAAAGTGTATGCATCAGAAAGCCTGGATGTAGAGATTGCTGGTAGCGGTGATGTATATTACCGCGGTGAACCGGCCATTACCAAACACATTGCAGGTAGCGGTAAAATAAGCAGGATCGAATAG
- the dacB gene encoding D-alanyl-D-alanine carboxypeptidase/D-alanyl-D-alanine endopeptidase, which yields MKRHVIIMVLVITCLETGAQTLPQRIDKAVKQLQQAPQMKHASMSLYVVETTSGKPVFALNEQTGLAPASTQKVFTGIAAFEKLGSAYRYNTSILYSGKIVDHVLQGDLIIKGSGDPTLGSWRFSQTTREIVLQNILVQLSNAGIATIAGNIVIDNTAFDYQPLPGGWIWDDIGNYYGAGSWAINWNENQYDLLLKPGKNEGDNVTITGTEPVLYHTNINNNLMSGKPGSGDNGYIYLPPYSNNGFVDGTVPAGEQRFKLSGALPEPALQLGEELAAMLAEKNMGQHTQTKVLYNTAADKTATQLSNLTSPTLDSINYWFLQKSINLYGEALLKTMSYQATGAGTTTAGVELVKTFWNNNGIEKAALNIVDGSGLSPQNRVTTHALVTALQFAKNKTWYNSFYNALPVYNGMHMKSGTIGGAKAYAGYHTAANGITYTFAIIINNYDTAAGSIVPAMYKVLDVLK from the coding sequence ATGAAAAGACATGTGATTATAATGGTTTTGGTAATAACCTGTTTGGAAACCGGCGCTCAAACTTTGCCGCAACGCATTGATAAAGCAGTAAAGCAGTTGCAGCAGGCACCTCAAATGAAACATGCTTCTATGAGTTTGTACGTGGTTGAAACAACAAGCGGTAAACCTGTATTTGCATTGAATGAGCAAACAGGCCTGGCACCGGCAAGCACACAAAAGGTTTTTACGGGTATTGCTGCATTTGAAAAACTGGGCAGTGCATACAGGTACAATACTTCCATACTGTATTCAGGAAAAATTGTAGACCATGTTTTGCAGGGTGACCTGATCATTAAAGGATCTGGTGACCCCACACTTGGAAGCTGGCGTTTTTCGCAGACCACGAGAGAAATTGTACTGCAGAATATCCTTGTGCAGCTAAGCAATGCAGGCATTGCCACAATAGCGGGCAACATTGTGATTGATAATACCGCCTTTGACTATCAACCCCTGCCTGGTGGCTGGATTTGGGACGACATCGGCAATTACTACGGCGCAGGAAGCTGGGCCATAAACTGGAACGAAAATCAATATGACCTGTTGCTGAAACCCGGCAAGAATGAAGGAGACAACGTAACGATTACCGGAACCGAGCCGGTATTATACCATACAAACATCAACAACAATTTAATGAGTGGTAAGCCCGGCAGCGGTGATAACGGTTACATATACCTGCCGCCATATTCAAACAACGGTTTTGTTGATGGCACAGTACCGGCAGGCGAACAACGTTTTAAACTATCGGGTGCATTGCCGGAGCCTGCCTTACAGTTGGGCGAAGAACTGGCGGCGATGCTTGCCGAAAAAAATATGGGGCAGCACACACAAACAAAAGTGTTGTACAATACTGCTGCAGACAAAACCGCAACACAGCTTTCAAATCTCACATCACCAACACTGGATTCGATCAATTACTGGTTCCTGCAAAAAAGCATTAACCTGTATGGTGAAGCGTTGCTGAAAACAATGTCTTATCAAGCAACCGGTGCAGGTACTACAACAGCAGGAGTGGAGCTGGTGAAAACGTTCTGGAACAATAACGGGATAGAAAAAGCTGCATTGAACATAGTAGATGGCAGCGGCCTTTCGCCACAAAACCGGGTTACCACGCATGCGCTGGTAACGGCTTTACAATTTGCAAAAAACAAAACGTGGTACAACAGTTTTTACAATGCGTTGCCGGTGTACAATGGCATGCACATGAAAAGCGGAACGATTGGTGGTGCAAAAGCTTATGCCGGTTATCACACAGCGGCAAATGGCATTACCTACACCTTTGCTATTATCATCAACAATTACGATACAGCCGCCGGCAGCATTGTGCCAGCCATGTACAAAGTGCTTGATGTACTAAAATGA